A genomic segment from Glycine soja cultivar W05 chromosome 18, ASM419377v2, whole genome shotgun sequence encodes:
- the LOC114395935 gene encoding uncharacterized protein LOC114395935, with protein MELASNSPPGSPDISDVVGAPQLDPRVGEEYQVEVLDIIKESERLRLLMNTADSEVMCDNSLSFVIGLPISVTWMHNAVEDSRCGGNLADVDGNESSGQPGKSKNYVLFPGILSNSWSEADAKSFLLGLFIFGKSFIKIKKFLENKGMGEILSFYYGKFYKSEEYHRWSDCRKIKGRKCIVGQKLLTGQRQHELLSRLIPHVSEESKDTLLQVCQSYVEGRTSLEEYILSMKSTIGLGVLVEAVGIGKEKENLTSLAVELGKNNRVFPVPTCKAWSSLGPNDIIKYLTGGLRLSKAKSNDLFWEAVWPRLLARGWHSEQPKNQCYVHSKEYLVFLIPGVKKFLKRKLVKGDHYFDSVSDVLSKVVAEPNLLELEEETKVGSCNDEEPEKGLSKDDQSDYRHQCYLKPRASTTDHIKFMVIDTSLVHRGKSSDLMEIKSAPVKSVGRVEGNAAGITNKGAKLTRKVNHGKDMAENVDKKMTVIDTSMLYEGKLSKVREVRCLPVELGHAYKMTVLPRESKDSSFDEDSPSMMTREKRNISKPDNNANKMVESQKNQKTCVTDDNQIKRTIKHQFCRRARSDHGNPMVLPIKRRRLTACAKAETSRAIENSSGGLESKKVAFSQSSRFPDSHQIVCDSVSSQPNGSSIAYLADRSVEVNNEEIILNEICQSRSNSCFKVEKCESQSAVTFSTPQVPLKSEDGEMVATVEEDGLCEKANDPCLSTDTQGVVEKPQKASCDVGSMEEQPNTNPRRQSTRNRPLTVKALESLGNEFLHVQRRQKKKDILPHIDAFSPCRKARTSKTNLHSHSSDHGTAVLAKEKHFNGDHKVEIVELVEYFQATSL; from the exons ATGGAGCTTGCATCTAATAGTCCTCCAGGTTCGCCTGATATAAGTGACGTAGTTGGAGCGCCGCAGTTGGATCCTCGAGTTGGTGAAGAATACCAGGTGGAGGTCCTTGACATCATAAAAGAATCAGAACGGCTTCGACTTCTTATGAATACTGCTGATTCAGAAGTTATGTGTGATAACTCGCTTTCCTTTGTAATTGGTTTGCCTATCTCAGTCACATGGATGCATAATGCAGTGGAGGATAGTAGATGTGGAGGAAATCTTGCAGACGTTGATG GAAATGAATCTTCAGGTCAACCGGGTAAAAGCAAAAATTATGTATTGTTTCCTGGCATATTGAGTAACTCCTGGAGTGAAGCTGATGCAAAAAGTTTTCTCCttggtttgtttatttttgggAAGAGttttattaagataaaaaaattcttagagaACAAAGGGATGGGGGAAATACTGTCATTTTACTATGGAAAGTTTTACAAATCTGAAGAATATCATAGATGGTCAGACTGCAGAAAGATAAAAGGGAGAAAATGTATTGTAGGACAGAAACTTCTTACTGGACAGAGGCAGCATGAACTATTGTCTCGCTTGATTCCCCATGTCTCAGAAGAATCTAAAGATACTTTGTTGCAG GTTTGTCAGTCATATGTGGAGGGCAGAACTTCTCTAGAAGAATACATTTTATCTATGAAGTCTACTATTGGACTTGGCGTTCTTGTAGAAGCAGTAGGTATtggaaaggaaaaggaaaacctTACAAGCCTTGCCGTGGAACTTGGGAAGAACAATCGGGTGTTTCCAGTACCAACTTGTAAAGCTTGGTCTTCTCTTGGACCAAATGATATAATCAAATATTTGACAGGAGGATTGCGACTTAGCAAAGCCAAAAGTAATGATCTCTTCTGGGAAGCTGTTTGGCCCCGCTTACTGGCAAGAGGTTGGCACTCTGAACAACCAAAGAATCAATGCTATGTCCACTCCAAAGAATATCTGGTTTTTCTTATCCCTGGTGTTAAGAAGTTTTTGAAGAGAAAACTTGTGAAGGGTGATCATTACTTTGATTCTGTTAGTGATGTCTTGAGCAAAGTAGTAGCTGAACCTAATCTTCTTGAGCTTGAAGAAGAGACTAAAGTTGGTAGCTGCAATGATGAAGAGCCAGAAAAGGGATTGAGTAAGGATGACCAATCTGATTATCGTCATCAATGTTACCTCAAGCCCCGAGCTTCTACTACAGATCATATAAAATTCATGGTTATTGATACCAGTTTGGTGCACAGAGGGAAGTCATCTGATTTAATGGAAATTAAATCTGCACCTGTTAAGTCAGTGGGTAGAGTTGAGGGAAATGCTGCTGGTATAACAAATAAAGGGGCCAAACTTACAAGGAAAGTAAACCATGGCAAGGATATGGCTGAAAACGTCGATAAAAAGATGACAGTTATTGATACCAGTATGCTTTATGAAGGAAAATTATCGAAGGTGAGAGAAGTGAGATGTCTTCCGGTTGAATTAGGACATGCTTATAAGATGACTGTTCTCCCAAGAGAAAGTAAGGATAGCTCCTTTGATGAAGATTCACCAAGCATGATGACACGTGAGAAAAGGAATATTAGTAAGCCAGATAATAATGCAAACAAAATGGTagaaagccagaaaaatcagaAGACCTGTGTGACTGATGATAATCAGATAAAGAGGACTATAAAGCATCAATTCTGTCGGAGGGCAAGATCAGATCATGGTAATCCTATGGTTCTTCCCATTAAAAGGAGAAGATTGACTGCTTGTGCCAAGGCAGAGACAAGCCGCGCCATTGAGAATTCATCAGGAGGCTTGGAATCTAAAAAAGTGGCATTCTCTCAGTCATCGAGATTTCCAGATTCCCACCAAATTGTTTGTGATTCAGTTAGTTCTCAGCCGAATGGAAGTTCGATTGCCTATCTAGCTGATAGAAGTGTGGAAGTGAATAACGAGGAAATCATTCTCAATGAAATTTGTCAATCCAGGAGCAATTCTTGTTTTAAAGTCGAGAAATGTGAATCACAGTCAGCGGTCACCTTCAGCACACCCCAGGTTCCATTGAAGTCCGAAGATGGTGAAATGGTGGCGACAGTGGAGGAAGATGGGCTGTGCGAAAAAGCAAATGATCCATGTTTGTCAACTGATACTCAGG GGGTAGTTGAGAAGCCACAAAAAGCCTCTTGTGATGTTGGTTCTATGGAAGAGCAGCCTAATACAAATCCTAGGAGACAGAGCACAAGAAATAGACCATTGACGGTTAAAGCATTGGAGTCTCTGGGAAATGAATTCTTGCACGTACAgaggagacagaaaaagaaagatatcCTGCCACACATAGATGCTTTCAGCCCTTGCCGCAAGGCTCGTACAAGCAAAACAAACCTGCATAGTCATAGTTCAGATCATGGGACTGCAGTTTTAGCAAAAGAAAAGCATTTCAATGGAGATCATAAAGTGGAAATTGTAGAGTTAGTGGAATATTTCCAAGCCACTTCGCTATAA